One genomic window of Elaeis guineensis isolate ETL-2024a chromosome 2, EG11, whole genome shotgun sequence includes the following:
- the LOC105056593 gene encoding LOW QUALITY PROTEIN: G-type lectin S-receptor-like serine/threonine-protein kinase SD3-1 (The sequence of the model RefSeq protein was modified relative to this genomic sequence to represent the inferred CDS: inserted 1 base in 1 codon; substituted 1 base at 1 genomic stop codon), protein MHKPRSFWFPIFFCSIVFFGVEALQIPLGSKLSVAKHDHWISPNGNFAFGFFNRSDQPNQYGVGIRFNSMSMPSPEQALVWVAGAHVSVGYNSFIRLTEAGDLVLFDSFKEAVVWSSNTHNSSVASASLRDDGNLVLLNAHQDVVWQSFATPSDTLLPGQNLTSLQTLRAASWNFVSSYYTLSMDTSGQLKLSWETNVTYWKTEATSLKPILAAVFTEEGAFQLLDMRSRPVWSRFGDDHNDSSVSFRFLRLDADGNLRMYSWATYSKSWRKVWQAVENQCDVFATCGLSGVCVFTSWGNTTCECPFGSNTSNLNCLAPYNQTCSSGSTMVTLKHTLLYGIYPPEDFITQCSIEQCWNSCLQDPRCTSVSVTNDGEARCKMKRTRFITGYQNPSLRSISFFKVCLDPIAVLPQNVPTSSSPSSASSLLKKLSKLRMSSAVGLASGMIVAFLVFQIGIFLYFLKRRKAAKNSGPAWYSCQNSIGLISLSYSELKDITSNLKHQLGLNLYKGVLPTNQEVVIKELKSDVECGENIGEMQFRSWISVLGVIHHKNLVKLKGYCGNSGQRFVIYEFFKNASVDKWLQDGKLSRRLTWKKRVEICIGVAKALAYLHSECREFVSHGNLRWENVVLDEELEAKVTEFGLMRFSSNAIQNSQEAEVDVARFGEMIVIMVSGHQGEADVCSWAYKEWVXGCAVKVVDSRLGGKFDVEEVERILRVAFWCIQPDARLRPMMGEVLKVLEGTLSVDPPPPLYHCSKPLEESHSIQXVRSYK, encoded by the exons ATGCACAAGCCCAGATCATTTTGGTTCCCCATTTTCTTCTGTTCCATTGTCTTCTTTGGTGTTGAAGCTCTGCAAATTCCGCTTGGTTCCAAGCTCTCTGTTGCAAAGCATGACCACTGGATTTCCCCAAATGGGAACTTTGCGTTCGGGTTTTTTAACCGCTCTGATCAGCCTAACCAATATGGAGTTGGTATTCGTTTCAACTCGATGTCGATGCCGTCCCCTGAGCAAGCGCTTGTCTGGGTTGCTGGGGCTCATGTTTCTGTTGGATATAATTCATTTATTCGCCTCACTGAGGCTGGAGATCTCGTTCTCTTTGACTCCTTCAAGGAAGCTGTGGTTTGGAGTAGCAACACTCACAATTCCTCTGTTGCTTCGGCCAGTCTCCGTGATGATGGGAATCTTGTTCTCTTGAATGCACACCAGGATGTTGTTTGGCAGAGCTTTGCTACTCCATCAGATACGCTTCTTCCAGGTCAGAACCTTACCTCCTTGCAGACGCTTCGAGCGGCCAGCTGGAATTTTGTATCGAGTTACTATACTCTGTCAATGGATACTTCTGGCCAGTTGAAACTTAGCTGGGAGACTAATGTCACTTACTGGAAGACCGAGGCCACTTCCTTAAAACCAATTCTTGCTGCTGTCTTCACTGAAGAAGGGGCATTTCAGCTTCTGGACATGAGGTCAAGGCCTGTTTGGTCGAGGTTCGGAGATGATCATAATGATTCCTCTGTGAGTTTCCGGTTTCTAAGGCTAGATGCGGATGGAAATCTCAGAATGTACTCATGGGCTACATATTCCAAGTCATGGAGGAAGGTGTGGCAAGCTGTGGAGAATCAGTGTGATGTCTTTGCTACGTGTGGATTGTCTGGGGTTTGTGTTTTCACTTCATGGGGAAACACGACTTGCGAGTGCCCGTTTGGATCAAACACTTCAAATTTGAACTGTTTGGCTCCATACAACCAGACATGCAGTTCTGGATCAACTATGGTCACACTTAAGCACACATTGTTATATGGAATTTACCCACCAGAGGATTTTATCACTCAGTGTAGCATCGAGCAGTGCTGGAATTCATGCTTACAAGATCCTCGTTGCACGTCAGTAAGTGTTACTAATGATGGTGAGGCTCGGTGCAAAATGAAAAGAACTCGGTTCATAACAGGCTATCAGAACCCCTCTTTGAGATCCATATCCTTTTTTAAGGTCTGCCTGGATCCAATTGCTGTACTACCTCAAAATGTTCCTacatcttcttcaccttcttctgcATCTTCTCTGCTTAAAAAATTATCCAAACTCCGCATGTCCTCTGCTGTCGGGCTAGCTTCAGGCATGATTGTTGCCTTTCTAGTATTCCAAATTGGTATATTTCTTTACTTCTTGAAGAGAAGGAAAGCCGCTAAGAACTCGGGACCTGCATGGTACTCATGTCAGAATTCAATTGGTTTGATCTCATTATCCTACTCAGAGCTGAAAGATATAACCAGTAACCTCAAGCACCAGCTTGGTTTGAATCTGTACAAGGGTGTGCTTCCAACCAACCAGGAGGTTGTCATCAAGGAGCTGAAATCTGATGTGGAATGTGGGGAAAACATAGGAGAGATGCAGTTCAGGTCTTGGATTTCGGTATTGGGTGTCATCCACCATAAGAATTTAGTGAAGTTGAAGGGTTACTGTGGCAATTCTGGCCAAAGATTTGTCATATATGAGTTTTTTAAGAATGCTTCAGTTGATAAATGGCTACAAGATGGTAAACTCAGCAGGAGGCTAACTTGGAAGAAAAGGGTGGAGATATGCATAGGAGTGGCTAAAGCATTAGCTTACTTGCATTCTGAGTGCAGGGAGTTTGTCAGCCATGGGAACTTGAGATGGGAGAATGTGGTCCTCGATGAAGAGTTAGAAGCAAAGGTGACTGAATTTGGTCTGATGAGGTTCAGCAGTAATGCCATCCAAAATAGCCAGGAGGCTGAAGTGGATGTGGCGAGGTTTGGTGAAATGATTGTGATTATGGTGAGTGGCCACCAAGGAGAGGCTGATGTATGTAGTTGGGCTTACAAGGAGTGGG GAGGATGTGCAGTAAAAGTGGTGGACTCGAGGCTTGGAGGGAAGTTTGATGTAGAAGAGGTGGAACGCATCTTGAGGGTTGCATTTTGGTGCATCCAGCCTGATGCAAGGCTGAGACCCATGATGGGGGAAGTACTGAAAGTGTTGGAAGGTACACTCTCTGTCGATCCTCCACCACCTCTCTACCATTGctcgaagcccctggaggaaTCACATTCTATACAGTAAGTCCGTTCCTATAAATGA